One region of Clavibacter michiganensis subsp. tessellarius genomic DNA includes:
- a CDS encoding non-heme iron oxygenase ferredoxin subunit yields the protein MTAVRICAVDELGENEALRIEIEGLAIALVKDSSGTVHAIGDTCTHGDISLAEGFVEGDTLECWAHGSKFSLETGKPRTLPAYEPVPVYPVSIVDGDIHIDTTPKS from the coding sequence ATGACCGCCGTCCGCATCTGCGCCGTCGACGAGCTGGGCGAGAACGAGGCGCTCCGCATCGAGATCGAGGGCCTCGCCATCGCGCTCGTGAAGGACTCCTCCGGCACCGTGCATGCCATCGGCGACACCTGCACGCACGGCGACATCTCGCTGGCCGAGGGGTTCGTCGAGGGCGACACCCTCGAGTGCTGGGCCCACGGGTCGAAGTTCTCCCTCGAGACGGGCAAGCCGCGCACTCTGCCGGCGTACGAGCCCGTCCCCGTCTACCCCGTGTCGATCGTGGACGGCGACATCCACATCGACACCACCCCGAAGAGCTAG